Proteins encoded together in one Chiloscyllium plagiosum isolate BGI_BamShark_2017 chromosome 3, ASM401019v2, whole genome shotgun sequence window:
- the LOC122544174 gene encoding trace amine-associated receptor 4-like encodes MNLSDHENSENVQYCFEFVNTSCPRVTRSIAINVALYIFITISILITLFGNLVVIISILHFKQLQTPTNFLLLSLAVVDFLVGFIVLPYSMVRSVETCWYFGEVFCKIHSIIEIVLIVVSIYTLCFIAIDRYYAMCDPLFYTVKITLPLTVMTIVLIWLFAVFYGLSVFLLDFSKKSVDDYEAVRSCEGSCIAYHKFEGHIDALIVFFIPIFIILGIYVKIFFVARCKHCRKVANMPNESHHTEENNVTLMHKKDQIVVRKQDILIGIFTFSWLPFYVNSILNPYFDFLIPPVLDSVFAWFGFFNSTLNPLLYAFLYPWFRKSLKLILSCQIFNCDPSTVNILSK; translated from the coding sequence atgaatttatCAGACCATGAGAATTCAGAAAATGTGCAATATTGTTTTGAATTTGTCAACACATCCTGTCCTAGAGTCACCAGGTCAATTGCTATTAATGTAGCACTCTATATTTTTATTACCATTTCAATACTCATTACTTTATTTGGAAACCTAGTGGTGATCATTTCCATTTTACATTTCAAACAACTACAGACACCCACCAATTTTCTTCTCTTATCTTTGGCTGTTGTAGACTTTCTGGTTGGTTTTATTGTATTGCCATATAGTATGGTTAGGTCAGTGGAAACATGCTGGTATTTTGGAGAAGTGTTCTGTAAAATTCACTCAATTATAGAAATTGTGCTAATTGTTGTTTCAATTTATACTTTATGTTTTATTGCCATTGATCGTTATTATGCTATGTGTGACCCTTTGTTTTACACTGTAAAGATCACTCTACCTCTAACAGTTATGACAATTGTACTGATTTGGCTGTTTGCTGTCTTTTATGGACTTAGTGTGTTTTTATTAGACTTTAGTAAAAAGTCTGTAGATGATTATGAGGCTGTTAGGTCCTGTGAGGGCAGCTGTATTGCATATCACAAGTTTGAGGGGCATATAGATGCATTGATTGTATTTTTTATACCAATTTTTATTATTTTAGGAATATATGTGAAGATATTTTTTGTGGCAAGGTGCAAACATTGTAGAAAAGTTGCAAATATGCCAAATGAAAGCCACCATACTGAAGAAAACAATGTCACACTTATGCATAAAAAGGACCAAATAGTTGTTCGAAAGCAAGACATTTTAATTGGAATTTTTACATTCTCCTGGCTGCCTTTCTATGTAAATAGTATTCTTAATCCATACTTTGATTTCTTAATCCCACCAGTTTTAGATAGTGTATTTGCATGGTTTGGATTCTTTAATTCCACTTTAAACCCTTTGCTTTATGCTTTCTTGTATCCATGGTTTCGCAAATCACTAAAACTTATACTTTCTTGTCAGATATTTAACTGCGATCCTTCTACAGTTAATATTCTTTCCAAGTAA